In one Silene latifolia isolate original U9 population chromosome 10, ASM4854445v1, whole genome shotgun sequence genomic region, the following are encoded:
- the LOC141605268 gene encoding ribose-phosphate pyrophosphokinase 1 isoform X1, with product MASLLGCPTSTSSRTFTHFTLPSSTSNSSSKLSFSKFPPPNSIRCNLGEQLKFVENGKPRNTPLIGIQQPFPSFLESSVNQNDTRLRIFSGTANPALSQEIACYMGLELGKINIKRFADGEIYVQLQESVRGCDVFLVQPTCPPANENVMELLIMIDACLRASAKTITAVIPYFGYARADRKTQGRESIAAKMVANLITKAGANRVLACDLHSGQSIGYFDIPVDHVYGQPVILDYLASKMICSDDLVVVSPDVGGVARARAFAKKLSDAPLAIVDKRRQGHNVAEVMNLIGDVKGKVAVMVDDMIDTAGTIAKGAALLHQEGAREVYACATHAVFSPPAIERLSSGLFQEVIITNTIPVLEKNYFPQLTVLSVANLLGETIWRVHDDCSVGFEPYSSLNID from the exons ATGGCGTCTTTACTTGGTTGCCCAACTTCAACTTCCTCTAGAACTTTCACTCACTTTACTCTCCCTTCTTCTACTTCTAATTCATCCTCTAAACTCTCCTTTTCCAAATTCCCACCTCCAAATTCCATT AGGTGTAATTTGGGTGAGCAATTGAAATTTGTGGAAAATGGGAAACCTAGAAATACACCTTTGATTGGAATACAGCAGCCATTTCCTTCTTTCTTGGAGAGTTCTGTTAATCAGAATGATACCCGACTTCGTATTTTCTCCGGTACCGCTAACCCAGCTCTTTCTCAG GAAATTGCATGCTACATGGGTCTCGAGCTGGGGAAAATAAACATTAAACGGTTCGCTGATGGCGAAATATATGTTCAGTTGCAAGAGAGTGTCAGAGGGTGTGATGTTTTCCTAGTTCAACCCACATGCCCACCTGCAAATGAGAATGTGATGGAACTGTTGATAATGATTGATGCGTGCCTTAGAGCATCGGCAAAAACTATCACTGCTGTTATTCCATATTTTGGATATGCTAGAGCTGATCGAAAA ACACAAGGGCGAGAATCGATTGCAGCCAAAATGGTTGCCAATCTGATAACTAAAGCAGGTGCCAATCGAGTTCTTGCTTGTGATCTTCATTCTGGACAGTCAATAGGCTATTTTGACATACCAGTGGATCATGTATACGGTCAA CCTGTCATACTTGACTATCTAGCAAGCAAGATGATTTGTTCAGATGATTTGGTGGTAGTCTCGCCGGATGTTGGTGGAGTTGCTAGAGCACGTGCATTTGCGAAAAAATTATCTGATGCACCGCTTGCCATAGTCGATAAAAGGCGACAAGGGCACAATGTTGCGGAG GTGATGAATTTGATTGGTGATGTGAAAGGGAAGGTGGCAGTTATGGTGGATGATATGATTGACACAGCAG GTACGATTGCCAAAGGAGCAGCGCTGTTACATCAAGAAGGAGCTCGGGAAGTCTATGCATGTGCTACGCATGCTGTATTTAG TCCCCCTGCAATAGAGAGGTTATCAAGTGGTTTATTTCAAGAAGTAATCATCACAAATACAATCCCTGTCTTGGAAAAAAATTACTTCCCGCAACTTACAGTGTTGTCTGTAGCAAACCTTCTGGGCGAGACCATTTGGCGTGTCCATGACGATTGCTCT GTTGGCTTTGAGCCCTACTCAAGCTTGAACATCGACTGA
- the LOC141605268 gene encoding ribose-phosphate pyrophosphokinase 1 isoform X2: MASLLGCPTSTSSRTFTHFTLPSSTSNSSSKLSFSKFPPPNSIRCNLGEQLKFVENGKPRNTPLIGIQQPFPSFLESSVNQNDTRLRIFSGTANPALSQEIACYMGLELGKINIKRFADGEIYVQLQESVRGCDVFLVQPTCPPANENVMELLIMIDACLRASAKTITAVIPYFGYARADRKTQGRESIAAKMVANLITKAGANRVLACDLHSGQSIGYFDIPVDHVYGQPVILDYLASKMICSDDLVVVSPDVGGVARARAFAKKLSDAPLAIVDKRRQGHNVAEVMNLIGDVKGKVAVMVDDMIDTAGTIAKGAALLHQEGAREVYACATHAVFSPPAIERLSSGLFQEVIITNTIPVLEKNYFPQLTVLSVANLLGETIWRVHDDCSVSSIFQ, encoded by the exons ATGGCGTCTTTACTTGGTTGCCCAACTTCAACTTCCTCTAGAACTTTCACTCACTTTACTCTCCCTTCTTCTACTTCTAATTCATCCTCTAAACTCTCCTTTTCCAAATTCCCACCTCCAAATTCCATT AGGTGTAATTTGGGTGAGCAATTGAAATTTGTGGAAAATGGGAAACCTAGAAATACACCTTTGATTGGAATACAGCAGCCATTTCCTTCTTTCTTGGAGAGTTCTGTTAATCAGAATGATACCCGACTTCGTATTTTCTCCGGTACCGCTAACCCAGCTCTTTCTCAG GAAATTGCATGCTACATGGGTCTCGAGCTGGGGAAAATAAACATTAAACGGTTCGCTGATGGCGAAATATATGTTCAGTTGCAAGAGAGTGTCAGAGGGTGTGATGTTTTCCTAGTTCAACCCACATGCCCACCTGCAAATGAGAATGTGATGGAACTGTTGATAATGATTGATGCGTGCCTTAGAGCATCGGCAAAAACTATCACTGCTGTTATTCCATATTTTGGATATGCTAGAGCTGATCGAAAA ACACAAGGGCGAGAATCGATTGCAGCCAAAATGGTTGCCAATCTGATAACTAAAGCAGGTGCCAATCGAGTTCTTGCTTGTGATCTTCATTCTGGACAGTCAATAGGCTATTTTGACATACCAGTGGATCATGTATACGGTCAA CCTGTCATACTTGACTATCTAGCAAGCAAGATGATTTGTTCAGATGATTTGGTGGTAGTCTCGCCGGATGTTGGTGGAGTTGCTAGAGCACGTGCATTTGCGAAAAAATTATCTGATGCACCGCTTGCCATAGTCGATAAAAGGCGACAAGGGCACAATGTTGCGGAG GTGATGAATTTGATTGGTGATGTGAAAGGGAAGGTGGCAGTTATGGTGGATGATATGATTGACACAGCAG GTACGATTGCCAAAGGAGCAGCGCTGTTACATCAAGAAGGAGCTCGGGAAGTCTATGCATGTGCTACGCATGCTGTATTTAG TCCCCCTGCAATAGAGAGGTTATCAAGTGGTTTATTTCAAGAAGTAATCATCACAAATACAATCCCTGTCTTGGAAAAAAATTACTTCCCGCAACTTACAGTGTTGTCTGTAGCAAACCTTCTGGGCGAGACCATTTGGCGTGTCCATGACGATTGCTCTGTGAGTAGTATATTTCAGTAA
- the LOC141605266 gene encoding aspartate--tRNA ligase, chloroplastic/mitochondrial: MAKLLRTLPFPLLTLRPKPLSLFPTILFSLSSHKLHLHHSSSSSSSSSSPFLSARPLCSLPASAAPAPTADPHDPIKPTNGSLQWVARTALCGELGEADVGKRVTLCGWVALHRVHGSLTFVSLRDHTGIVQITTLPNEFPQAHSLVNDVRLEYVIAVKGVVRLRPSEAVNKKMETGMVEVAAEHVQVLNAVKGKLPIIITTSDDVKDSVKEEIRLRYRCLDLRRQQMTSNIILRHNVVKLLRRYLEDVHGFVEIETPILCRSTPEGARDYLVPSRVQPGMFYALPQSPQLFKQMLMASGFNRYYQVARCFRDEDLRADRQPEFTQLDLELAFTPLDEMLKLNEDLIRKVFWEIKGVELPNPFPRLTYAEAMRRYGSDRPDLRFGLELKDVSEFFCGTSFKVFGDALASGGVIKALCVPSAANVYSNSTLKKGVLYNEAMISGAKGLPFLKVSSDGNIEGIAALASSLNQQNKEKLLSLCAAGPGDLILFAVGLEKSVNRTLDRLRLHVAHELNLVDHAKHSILWVTDFPMFEWNDDEQRLEALHHPFTAPNPEDMEDLSSARALAYDMVYNGVEIGGGSLRIFKREVQEKVLEVVGISSEQAEEKFGYLLEAFDMGAPPHGGIAFGLDRLVMLLAGASSIKDVIAFPKTTTAQCALTRAPSQVDPEQLKNLSIHQHI, translated from the exons ATGGCGAAACTACTAAGAACACTACCATTTCCACTACTAACACTCCGTCCAAAACCCCTCTCCCTCTTCCCCACAATTCTCTTCTCCCTTTCTTCCCACAAACTCCATCTCCACcattcttcatcttcatcttcatcttcatcttctccCTTTTTGTCTGCCCGTCCTCTCTGTTCTCTGCCCGCTTCAGCTGCCCCTGCCCCGACCGCTGACCCCCATGACCCGATTAAACCCACAAACGGGTCTCTTCAATGGGTTGCTCGAACCGCTTTATGCGGGGAATTGGGCGAGGCTGATGTCGGTAAACGGGTCACTCTTTGCGGGTGGGTTGCTCTTCATCGGGTCCATGGTAGCCTCACTTTTGTTAGTCTTAGAGACCACACTGGCATTGTTCag ATTACAACACTCCCCAATGAGTTTCCCCAAGCACATTCTTTGGTCAACGACGTAAGGCTTGAGTATGTGATTGCTGTCAAAGGAGTTGTTCGCTTACGCCCAAGTGAAGCTGTCAATAAAAAGATGGAAACAGGGATGGTAGAG GTTGCTGCTGAGCATGTCCAAGTCTTGAATGCTGTCAAGGGCAAGTTGCCCATTATAATCACTACTTCGGATGATGTAAAAGACTCTGTGAAGGAAGAAATTCGATTGAG ATACCGGTGCTTAGACTTGCGTCGACAGCAAATGACTTCGAACATAATTTTGCGACATAACGTTGTGAAACTATTACGAAGATACCTGGAAGATGTACATGGGTTTGTGGAG ATTGAGACTCCAATTCTCTGTAGGTCGACCCCTGAGGGTGCACGAGATTATTTAGTGCCTTCAAGAGTTCAG CCAGGAATGTTCTATGCATTGCCTCAAAGCCCTCAGTTGTTCAAGCAAATGCTAATGGCCTCCGGGTTTAATAGATACTATCAAGTGGCAAG GTGCTTTCGGGATGAAGATCTGAGAGCCGATAGGCAACCTGAGTTCACACAACTAGATTTAGAGTTGGCCTTCACTCCTTTGGATGAGATGTTAAAGTTAAATGAAGATCTTATAAGAAAG GTCTTCTGGGAGATCAAAGGTGTTGAGCTTCCAAATCCCTTTCCAAGGCTTACATATGCTGAAGCAATGCGTCGGTATGGATCGGATAGACCAGATCTTCGTTTTGGTCTTGAATTAAAAGAT GTCTCTGAATTTTTTTGTGGAACCTCATTCAAAGTTTTTGGAGATGCACTGGCCAGTGGAGGTGTGATAAAAGCATTATGTGTACCATCCGCTGCAAATGTTTATTCGAACTCAACACTGAAGAAGGGTGTTCTCTATAACGAAGCAATGATATCTGGCGCAAAGGGCTTGCCTTTCCTGAAGGTCTCAAGTGATG GGAATATCGAAGGAATTGCTGCTTTAGCGTCAAGTTTAAATCAGCAGAACAAAGAAAAACTACTGAGCTTGTGCGCGGCTGGACCTGGTGATCTTATCTTGTTTGCTGTGGGTTTGGAGAAGTCCGTGAACAGAACTCTGGATCGACTAAGGCTACATGTAGCACATGAACTGAATTTGGTTGATCAT GCTAAGCATTCAATACTTTGGGTGACTGATTTCCCGATGTTTGAGTGGAATGATGATGAGCAGAGGCTCGAG GCTCTGCATCATCCATTTACCGCGCCCAACCCTGAAGACATGGAGGATTTATCCTCTGCTCGAGCATTAGCCTATGACATGGTTTACAATGGCGTAGAG ATTGGAGGAGGAAGTTTAAGAATATTTAAGCGCGAGGTGCAAGAAAAGGTTCTAGAAGTTGTAGGCATATCATCAGAACAG GCTGAAGAAAAATTCGGCTATCTTTTGGAGGCCTTCGACATGGGTGCTCCTCCTCACG GAGGCATTGCTTTTGGGTTGGATAGATTAGTGATGCTTCTGGCAGGAGCAAGTTCCATAAAAGATGTGATTGCTTTCCCAAAGACTACCACAGCCCAATGTGCCTTGACCCGGGCGCCTTCTCAAGTCGACCCCGAGCAGCTCAAGAACCTTTCTATTCACCAACATATTTAG